In Halarcobacter bivalviorum, a genomic segment contains:
- a CDS encoding FliH/SctL family protein — MNKSNNVYSSAKVVKNSEVQEYQLGTFVQDEAGQTQQVNLPPAVLNTSNINGDMEAVLTGIKNLNNQLNEMNSKIVNLENNGATAKDIDAQVVQAIKDLKHYANFFEQATFQMETKLLKTSISIAQKIIAIEIGENSSAIAKQTITHLLDKIKNASKVKIHLNPKDFELLRNELKLESFIQLVEDPNVTAGGVVIASDLGNFDGNIEAKVSTMLESLDNIL; from the coding sequence ATGAATAAAAGTAATAATGTATACTCAAGTGCAAAAGTTGTAAAAAATAGTGAAGTACAAGAGTATCAGTTAGGAACATTTGTACAAGATGAAGCAGGCCAAACACAACAAGTGAATCTTCCTCCAGCGGTTTTAAATACTAGCAATATCAATGGTGATATGGAAGCTGTACTAACAGGGATTAAGAACTTAAATAATCAATTAAATGAAATGAACTCTAAAATAGTAAATCTTGAAAATAATGGGGCAACTGCAAAAGATATAGATGCCCAAGTTGTTCAAGCAATTAAAGATTTAAAACATTATGCTAACTTCTTTGAGCAAGCTACTTTTCAAATGGAGACTAAGTTACTTAAAACTTCTATCTCAATAGCTCAAAAAATCATTGCAATCGAAATTGGAGAGAACTCTTCTGCAATAGCAAAACAGACAATAACACACCTTTTAGATAAAATTAAAAATGCTTCAAAAGTAAAAATACATTTAAACCCAAAAGATTTTGAACTTTTAAGAAATGAGTTAAAATTAGAGAGCTTTATTCAATTAGTTGAAGATCCTAATGTTACAGCTGGTGGAGTAGTAATTGCTAGTGATTTAGGAAATTTCGATGGTAATATTGAAGCAAAAGTAAGTACAATGCTTGAATCTTTAGACAACATTCTATAA
- a CDS encoding FliM/FliN family flagellar motor switch protein, giving the protein MEITERDYDLLVDTEITVDVMLGSANITIKEFLELTEGDILSLDKLAGSGGDIFVNKRIIGTGDIIVIDEKLAVRVQEAMDSDNVVRYFFDEKMN; this is encoded by the coding sequence ATGGAAATTACTGAAAGAGATTATGATTTATTAGTAGATACCGAAATTACTGTAGATGTAATGTTAGGAAGTGCAAACATTACAATAAAAGAGTTTTTAGAACTTACAGAAGGAGATATCTTATCATTAGATAAGCTTGCTGGTTCTGGAGGTGATATCTTTGTTAATAAGAGAATTATTGGTACAGGTGATATAATTGTAATTGATGAAAAACTTGCTGTTAGAGTACAAGAAGCAATGGATTCTGACAATGTAGTTAGATATTTCTTCGATGAAAAAATGAATTAG
- a CDS encoding flagellar hook assembly protein FlgD, producing the protein MAVENNVSVNTSTGVDGNAYTSSISNDQLTNNDFLRLMIEELKMQDPTKPMDSQQMLSTQMQMSSINTNLQTIETMKYLADSFAQSGLSNAANVIGRNIEDGNVGENGVNKAYTVRSVESIDGVVYLKAQQILYIEDQVKDKDGEYIYYNVQGEILDKEGNKTGNKVALEGPGRIILGEDGNPVILDKNNEIIEDSGYTADGTVMPVYSDQLTSIPFSSVTKIF; encoded by the coding sequence ATGGCAGTAGAAAATAATGTATCTGTAAATACTTCAACAGGTGTTGATGGGAACGCCTATACTTCTTCAATTAGTAACGACCAGTTAACTAATAATGACTTTTTAAGATTAATGATTGAAGAACTTAAAATGCAAGATCCAACAAAACCTATGGATTCTCAACAAATGTTATCAACTCAAATGCAAATGTCAAGTATTAATACTAACTTACAGACAATCGAAACAATGAAATATCTTGCTGATTCATTTGCTCAATCAGGACTTTCAAATGCAGCAAATGTAATTGGACGAAATATTGAAGATGGCAATGTTGGAGAAAATGGTGTAAATAAAGCATATACTGTAAGATCTGTAGAGAGTATAGATGGTGTTGTTTATTTAAAAGCTCAACAAATACTTTATATTGAAGATCAAGTAAAAGATAAAGATGGTGAGTATATTTATTATAATGTACAGGGTGAAATTTTAGATAAAGAAGGTAATAAAACTGGAAATAAAGTTGCACTTGAAGGACCAGGAAGAATTATCTTAGGTGAAGATGGAAATCCTGTTATTTTAGATAAAAATAATGAAATAATAGAAGATTCTGGATATACAGCTGATGGTACAGTAATGCCTGTTTATTCAGACCAATTAACAAGTATACCTTTTTCAAGTGTTACAAAAATATTCTAA
- a CDS encoding flagellar hook-basal body complex protein, with protein sequence MISGLWNGISGLDTFEKALSSQSNNISNTNTIGHKSDTISFQDMMYQSRYGKGVMVQDIRKDFSQGGLKVTNNDLDVAIEGKGFFIVNDPLTGENFYTRAGNFKVGANGTLQTVDGKMVYGSTPVLTNLTSSDGTSQFTNKYNTEITSKQISTADYIESINAKTTDYTLSAQDSGVSGSGFKDRASKISDIRDLITNYNEKLDLYVSNPNAASTPATSQQTQISYASFLTDLQSEDDYIEVSINGENVRQYFDTDVQTTMNLFADKLSSVTGLTASVDTSGLVTIDSLVPGKDFDIKDAAINNNAPVITETIAPSIGSGRGMVDSARTALKNALEAADAKFLEMTHTIGNSNAALTGIGEIQLKLDSLNIVENVFGNLSIENGVIYAKDGENKFLIGKLETAYFINPEGLNPQGNNLYAANVEAGDPLNAQYVNKLVGGAVELSNTNLGDGLVDMMVYQRAFEASSKSITTADEFLKTALQLKK encoded by the coding sequence ATGATTAGTGGTTTATGGAACGGTATTAGTGGATTAGATACTTTTGAAAAGGCTTTAAGTAGCCAATCAAATAATATCTCTAATACAAATACAATTGGTCATAAGTCAGATACAATCTCTTTTCAAGATATGATGTACCAATCAAGATATGGTAAAGGGGTTATGGTTCAAGATATAAGAAAAGATTTTTCTCAAGGTGGACTGAAAGTAACAAATAATGATTTAGATGTTGCTATTGAGGGTAAAGGTTTTTTTATTGTAAATGATCCTCTTACTGGAGAAAATTTTTATACAAGGGCAGGTAACTTTAAAGTAGGTGCAAATGGAACACTTCAAACCGTTGATGGTAAAATGGTTTATGGTTCTACTCCTGTTTTAACAAATTTAACTAGTAGTGATGGAACTTCTCAATTTACTAATAAGTATAATACTGAAATTACTTCAAAACAAATTTCAACTGCAGATTATATTGAATCAATTAATGCTAAAACAACAGATTATACTTTAAGTGCTCAAGATAGTGGAGTATCAGGAAGTGGATTTAAAGATAGAGCTTCAAAAATTTCAGATATTAGAGATTTAATTACTAATTATAATGAAAAGTTAGATCTTTATGTTAGTAATCCAAATGCTGCAAGTACTCCTGCTACTTCTCAACAAACACAAATTTCTTATGCTTCATTTTTAACAGATTTACAAAGTGAAGATGATTATATTGAAGTATCAATTAATGGCGAAAATGTTAGACAATATTTTGATACAGATGTACAAACGACAATGAATCTTTTTGCTGATAAATTATCTTCTGTTACTGGTTTAACTGCAAGTGTTGATACAAGTGGATTAGTAACTATAGATTCTTTAGTACCAGGAAAAGACTTTGATATAAAAGATGCAGCTATTAATAATAATGCTCCTGTAATTACTGAAACTATTGCACCTAGCATTGGTTCAGGAAGAGGTATGGTTGATTCTGCAAGAACAGCATTGAAAAATGCATTAGAAGCAGCAGATGCAAAGTTTTTAGAGATGACACATACAATTGGGAATAGCAATGCTGCTCTTACAGGAATAGGAGAAATCCAATTAAAATTAGATAGTTTAAATATTGTAGAGAATGTATTTGGAAATTTATCTATTGAAAATGGTGTGATTTATGCTAAAGATGGCGAAAACAAATTTTTAATTGGTAAATTAGAAACAGCATATTTTATTAATCCAGAAGGCTTAAATCCTCAAGGAAATAATTTATATGCAGCAAATGTAGAAGCAGGAGATCCTCTAAATGCACAATATGTTAATAAATTAGTCGGTGGAGCGGTTGAGCTTAGTAATACAAATTTAGGTGATGGACTTGTTGATATGATGGTATATCAAAGAGCTTTTGAAGCTAGTTCAAAATCAATTACTACAGCTGATGAATTTTTAAAAACAGCATTACAACTAAAGAAATAA
- a CDS encoding flagellar hook-basal body complex protein, which yields MIGALWTGISGLSSHQTALDNESHNISNVNTVGYKASRISFADQMYQDRIGKGSKVLDAEKLYVQGNLKLTGVDYDMAISGDGFFTVKNTNASGSGENYYTRAGNFRMGDNGTLQDAAGNEVQGWAMRPIDTDKDVVSTNPNNKTFTGDYTKLLSSKVIKHSNYIETITAKATDYNLTAKADSDSVFEGAGGKSKASKISDVEALVASYASWLQKLQDEPDGGSASSTSQISQINFKSGEDGLVTKNGEQIYVYIDGNKYSQEYIPTTASNDFIESFLGTTDSAKASVAGTTVTIDSVSSNTRYELTIGTETVFYDSDSTATMDEILDGLEDAINSNPNITPTITKNSAAGTIDIAGAGAVSEQTFDSSLDIDYDIAAGRVATYRALADKISEIPGLRAYMVSEDGGTNNDVLEDNDIFKLSTSNKDMLKGIIQIESLIPGKAFDISEVGETSNNNSVAGAYQSTSIAVAGTGVGALQSARDALARAITGNQQDVYTPADLGLSGNSTLNDFRYSLTIYDKELEKIIPVPNDNATIPQPVDINITDVTSVQDFVDQFNAQAQSSSPALADYVEALNINGNVVIQTKDHNYDVEFSGSLKDAVNVVNVAGTTGTTSSTISGTNIDFGKGIDFTYTYDDGTINGNVNISGANSLADIATQINAVSGLSATVVGNDVVVTSDAGTNFTTSNFTNGLTGVTNVPIDKNNDYSGRQGAGAEFIELVNTVDQTTTQSSLQLKLDTLGISDSAFGEFSVDSTGLITMKQDGAVFAIGQVSIALFNNTRGLNPSGDNLLAKTNESGEPIYNLNNDKTAKIEGKTLELSTADLSESLVNLMVFQRAFEANAKSITTSDQLLNTLINLKR from the coding sequence ATGATCGGAGCATTATGGACAGGGATTTCAGGACTTTCGTCTCATCAAACAGCGTTAGATAATGAATCTCACAATATTTCAAATGTTAACACAGTAGGGTATAAAGCCTCTAGAATCTCTTTTGCAGATCAAATGTATCAAGATAGAATCGGTAAAGGTTCTAAAGTACTTGATGCAGAAAAACTGTATGTGCAAGGTAACTTGAAACTTACAGGAGTTGATTATGATATGGCAATTAGTGGAGATGGTTTCTTTACTGTAAAAAACACTAATGCAAGTGGATCAGGAGAAAACTATTATACTCGTGCTGGTAACTTCAGAATGGGTGATAATGGTACACTTCAAGATGCAGCTGGAAATGAAGTTCAAGGATGGGCCATGAGGCCTATTGATACTGATAAAGATGTTGTATCAACAAATCCAAATAATAAAACTTTTACAGGTGACTATACAAAACTTTTATCATCAAAAGTAATTAAGCACTCTAATTATATTGAAACAATTACAGCAAAAGCTACAGATTATAACTTAACAGCAAAAGCTGACTCAGATTCAGTTTTTGAAGGAGCAGGTGGTAAGAGTAAAGCATCTAAAATTTCTGATGTTGAAGCTTTAGTTGCTAGTTATGCATCATGGCTTCAAAAACTTCAAGATGAGCCAGATGGGGGAAGTGCTAGTTCTACTTCTCAAATTTCACAAATCAACTTTAAATCAGGTGAAGATGGACTTGTTACTAAAAATGGTGAGCAAATTTATGTATATATAGATGGAAATAAATATTCACAAGAGTATATTCCTACAACTGCAAGTAATGATTTTATTGAAAGTTTCTTAGGTACAACTGACTCAGCAAAAGCCTCTGTTGCAGGTACAACAGTTACTATTGATTCAGTATCTAGTAATACAAGATATGAACTAACAATTGGTACTGAAACAGTATTTTATGATTCAGATTCAACTGCAACAATGGATGAAATTCTTGATGGATTAGAAGATGCAATAAATTCAAATCCAAATATTACACCTACAATCACTAAAAATAGTGCTGCAGGTACAATTGATATTGCTGGTGCAGGTGCTGTATCAGAGCAAACTTTTGATAGTTCTTTAGATATTGATTATGATATTGCAGCAGGTAGGGTAGCAACTTATAGAGCATTAGCAGATAAAATATCAGAGATTCCAGGGCTTAGAGCTTATATGGTAAGCGAAGATGGTGGAACAAATAATGATGTATTAGAAGATAATGATATTTTCAAACTTTCTACATCAAATAAAGATATGCTAAAAGGTATTATTCAAATTGAATCATTAATTCCTGGTAAAGCTTTTGACATCTCAGAAGTAGGAGAAACTTCAAATAACAACTCTGTAGCAGGTGCTTATCAATCTACGAGTATAGCAGTAGCTGGTACAGGTGTAGGTGCATTACAAAGTGCCAGAGATGCTTTAGCTCGTGCAATTACTGGTAATCAACAAGATGTATATACTCCAGCTGATTTAGGTTTATCTGGAAACTCAACATTAAATGATTTTAGATATTCTCTTACAATTTATGATAAAGAGTTAGAAAAAATCATTCCTGTACCAAATGATAATGCAACAATTCCTCAACCTGTAGATATTAATATTACAGATGTTACAAGTGTACAAGATTTTGTAGATCAATTCAATGCTCAAGCTCAAAGCTCAAGTCCAGCTCTTGCAGATTATGTTGAAGCTTTAAATATCAATGGAAATGTTGTTATTCAAACAAAAGATCATAATTATGATGTTGAATTTAGTGGAAGCTTAAAAGATGCAGTAAATGTAGTTAACGTTGCTGGAACTACAGGTACTACTTCTTCAACTATTTCTGGAACAAATATTGATTTTGGAAAAGGTATAGACTTCACATATACTTATGATGATGGTACTATTAATGGAAATGTAAATATTTCAGGCGCAAATAGTTTAGCAGATATTGCTACACAAATTAATGCAGTATCTGGTTTAAGTGCTACTGTAGTAGGAAATGATGTTGTAGTAACATCTGATGCTGGTACTAACTTTACAACAAGTAACTTTACTAATGGTCTTACTGGTGTAACTAATGTGCCAATTGATAAAAATAATGATTATAGTGGAAGACAAGGTGCAGGTGCAGAGTTTATTGAATTAGTTAATACAGTTGATCAAACAACTACTCAAAGTTCATTACAATTAAAACTTGATACTTTAGGTATTTCAGATTCAGCATTTGGTGAATTCTCTGTAGATAGTACAGGTTTAATTACTATGAAACAAGATGGTGCAGTATTTGCTATTGGACAAGTTTCTATTGCATTATTTAATAATACAAGAGGATTAAATCCAAGTGGAGATAACTTACTTGCTAAAACAAATGAATCTGGGGAACCAATTTATAACCTAAATAATGATAAAACAGCAAAAATTGAAGGTAAAACATTAGAACTTTCAACTGCAGATTTATCAGAAAGTTTAGTTAACCTAATGGTATTCCAAAGAGCATTTGAAGCAAATGCTAAATCAATTACTACATCAGATCAGTTATTAAATACACTGATCAATCTAAAAAGATAA
- a CDS encoding tetratricopeptide repeat protein gives MKKIFSLLFILIIIPVVSFSNEGKIDSQPEILFKYDKLKENQEKFRLQVEFNKAILLLEKGEYKKAIDSFKVTSKLLKIPSFLNIGIAYYKLGQIENAVLYLNNIYEYKEAIYSDTYSYISASYYLYMIKKERVYLETIINITKKFKNLTEHSKRLVVDTFILLKDYEMALKVLETMDFPMNLKKALLFLKLQDYVKAERYLQKAKEETFNQERINLILWLMVYRDLKANEIPKILDRIKEIEKVKDNFKVNQEYPLKIFFNRAKFTPKEYLTFVTKFNQERKIDFLFYFAPFVFSDKQEILYDISKGFIFKDQQNVESLEEMVKYNANFIEIIQEDPIVRVNKMQSFIKEDSNSYIYYNLALCYAQISDFHNAHKYFSKAYKLNPGNKLYSVMTLISADKINKKIKDKEYIIQNIKSKNGMYKYFGQTIYKEFLEPKFKVEFEPLTYNQTIFYKALDYLTKLNEDKVTLEHPLFLDHYKDPLVYLMKSTIRREGENNFGYFARLQDKTPLTINNNFLEGPLIITKYYIDLLKAIGLFHKADLTLTGVETPSYLRTKALRELHDGNPKESLSILQALQKLYKLEDKYTMYLIVASQLEDDKYNEALLQISLIKAMLKDPGADFLTGVQLVQDLKLNSASQYFREPYLDSFIDFQLTNFDSLLESL, from the coding sequence TTGAAAAAGATATTTAGTTTATTATTTATATTAATTATTATTCCTGTTGTATCTTTTTCAAATGAGGGTAAAATAGATTCTCAGCCTGAAATACTATTTAAATATGACAAATTAAAAGAAAATCAAGAAAAATTTAGACTACAAGTAGAATTTAATAAAGCTATTTTATTACTTGAAAAAGGGGAGTATAAAAAAGCAATTGATAGTTTTAAAGTTACTTCAAAACTATTAAAAATACCATCTTTTTTAAATATTGGAATTGCTTATTACAAGTTGGGACAAATAGAAAATGCAGTTCTATACTTAAATAATATTTATGAGTATAAAGAAGCTATTTATTCTGATACTTATTCTTATATCTCTGCCAGTTATTATCTTTATATGATAAAGAAAGAGAGAGTTTATTTAGAGACGATAATTAATATTACTAAAAAATTCAAAAATCTAACAGAACATTCAAAAAGATTAGTCGTGGATACTTTTATTCTTTTAAAAGACTATGAAATGGCATTAAAAGTATTAGAAACTATGGATTTTCCTATGAATCTAAAGAAAGCTCTTTTATTTTTAAAATTACAAGATTATGTTAAAGCAGAAAGATATCTTCAAAAAGCAAAAGAAGAAACTTTTAATCAAGAGAGAATTAACTTGATTTTATGGCTAATGGTTTACAGAGATTTAAAAGCAAATGAAATCCCTAAGATATTAGATAGAATTAAAGAGATAGAAAAAGTAAAAGATAATTTTAAAGTAAATCAAGAATATCCTCTCAAAATCTTTTTTAATAGAGCAAAATTTACTCCAAAAGAGTATTTGACTTTTGTAACAAAATTTAATCAAGAAAGAAAAATAGATTTTCTTTTTTATTTTGCACCCTTTGTTTTCTCTGATAAACAAGAGATCCTATATGATATTTCAAAAGGATTTATCTTTAAAGATCAACAAAATGTTGAAAGCTTAGAAGAGATGGTAAAGTATAATGCAAACTTCATTGAAATAATTCAAGAAGACCCAATTGTTAGAGTAAATAAAATGCAATCTTTTATAAAAGAGGATTCAAACTCATATATTTATTACAATCTTGCATTATGTTATGCTCAAATAAGTGATTTCCATAATGCACATAAATATTTTTCAAAAGCATATAAATTAAATCCAGGTAATAAACTCTATTCTGTAATGACTTTAATAAGTGCTGATAAGATTAATAAAAAGATAAAAGATAAAGAATATATTATTCAGAATATTAAATCAAAAAATGGTATGTATAAATATTTTGGACAAACAATATATAAAGAGTTTTTAGAACCAAAATTCAAAGTTGAATTTGAACCATTAACTTATAATCAAACAATATTTTATAAAGCTTTAGATTATTTAACTAAATTAAATGAAGATAAAGTAACTTTAGAACACCCTTTATTTTTAGATCATTATAAAGATCCATTAGTTTATTTAATGAAATCAACAATAAGAAGAGAAGGTGAAAATAACTTTGGGTATTTCGCTAGATTACAAGATAAGACACCATTAACAATAAATAATAATTTTCTTGAAGGCCCACTTATTATTACTAAATATTATATTGATTTATTAAAAGCAATTGGTTTATTTCATAAAGCTGATTTAACATTAACAGGAGTTGAAACACCATCTTATTTAAGAACAAAAGCTTTAAGAGAATTACATGATGGAAATCCGAAAGAGAGTCTTTCTATTTTACAAGCTTTACAAAAACTGTATAAATTAGAAGATAAATATACTATGTATTTAATTGTTGCTTCACAATTAGAAGATGATAAATATAATGAAGCTCTTTTACAAATTTCATTAATAAAAGCTATGTTAAAAGATCCTGGTGCAGATTTTTTAACAGGAGTACAACTTGTTCAAGATTTAAAACTTAATAGTGCCTCTCAATATTTTAGAGAACCTTATTTAGATTCTTTTATTGACTTTCAACTAACTAACTTTGATAGCCTCTTAGAGTCATTGTAA
- a CDS encoding flagellin, which yields MELGRIAEIDNAQVNHTDKAKTVQEVDEKHKTIQDDQYKKVQGSLHETEKNEVILDNIKFGYNKQSQDFFVKVTRGDAEYKYPTEDMMRIKAHMMESLEEHELK from the coding sequence ATGGAATTAGGAAGAATTGCTGAAATAGATAATGCACAAGTTAATCATACAGATAAAGCTAAAACAGTTCAAGAAGTCGATGAAAAGCATAAAACCATCCAAGACGACCAGTATAAAAAAGTACAAGGTTCACTACATGAAACTGAGAAAAATGAAGTTATTCTTGATAATATTAAATTTGGGTATAACAAACAGTCTCAGGACTTCTTTGTAAAAGTTACTAGAGGGGATGCTGAATATAAGTATCCTACCGAAGATATGATGAGAATTAAAGCTCATATGATGGAATCTCTAGAAGAACACGAACTAAAATAG
- a CDS encoding FliM/FliN family flagellar motor switch protein, producing MASDLSSFLKDELANTLEQLLSKSTTVDSVSALDVSSLDDSQCIEVSVKFEFSTISSIWKFYIPSITATKFEYFMLGGMGDLKEHIDDEIADAVNEIISNVCGSLCTSINAQGFPDVSSIKSEVAEFSIKVCSDIEDSDNIYTLDLSLDGEKLPIYLLLDEIILPYLSSITGYDDSADVNNSVSTPAAVSAPNNQAPNSIATMGPNVSTISSLLSEESAENLQLLFNIKLKLSVRLGTKNFLLKDILRWDIGEIIELEQMVNEPLDILVNGVKIGEGEAVIVEGKFGLKIKNIGDSSMKLSQIGM from the coding sequence TTGGCATCTGATTTATCAAGTTTTTTAAAAGATGAATTAGCTAATACTTTAGAACAACTACTTTCAAAAAGCACTACAGTTGACTCTGTATCAGCATTAGATGTAAGTAGTTTAGATGATTCTCAATGTATTGAAGTATCAGTTAAGTTTGAATTTTCAACTATTAGCTCTATTTGGAAATTTTATATTCCTTCTATTACTGCAACGAAATTTGAATATTTCATGCTTGGAGGAATGGGAGATTTAAAAGAGCATATTGATGATGAAATTGCCGATGCAGTAAATGAGATTATCTCTAATGTATGTGGTAGTTTATGTACATCAATTAATGCACAAGGTTTTCCTGATGTAAGCTCTATAAAATCAGAAGTTGCAGAGTTTTCTATAAAAGTATGTAGTGATATTGAAGATAGTGATAATATATATACTCTTGATTTATCATTAGATGGAGAGAAACTACCAATTTATCTATTATTAGATGAAATAATATTACCTTATTTATCATCTATTACTGGATATGATGACTCAGCAGATGTAAATAATAGTGTCTCTACACCAGCAGCAGTAAGTGCTCCAAATAATCAAGCACCAAATTCTATTGCAACTATGGGACCTAATGTAAGTACTATTAGTTCTTTATTATCTGAAGAATCAGCAGAAAACTTACAACTATTATTTAATATAAAGCTAAAACTAAGTGTTAGATTAGGAACTAAAAACTTTTTATTAAAAGATATTTTAAGATGGGATATTGGAGAAATAATTGAACTAGAACAAATGGTTAATGAACCTTTAGACATTTTAGTAAATGGTGTTAAAATAGGTGAAGGTGAAGCTGTAATCGTTGAAGGTAAATTTGGTTTAAAAATCAAAAATATTGGTGATAGTTCAATGAAACTTAGTCAAATAGGAATGTAA
- a CDS encoding motility protein A translates to MDKSTAGGLAGGWALVSLAIMLGGVGFGPYIDVPSFVIVIGGTLAVTAGQFEPADLKRMFPAMKVAMSEVKVEPLPELIEKITFYATEIKKHGVMHIEQKVLEEENPFFKEAFQLLVDGTKAETLTPLLQTKLDYMEKRHSVMHKMFANIGGTSGSMGMIGTLVGLVAMLANLSDPASVGPAMAVALLTTMYGALIGTLFAGLIESKLSQKHGKEVEACEVIILGATMIAAEESIGNIKMQLNAILVDEVEE, encoded by the coding sequence ATGGATAAAAGTACTGCAGGTGGATTGGCTGGTGGTTGGGCCTTAGTTTCCTTAGCCATAATGTTAGGTGGGGTTGGTTTTGGACCTTATATTGATGTTCCTTCATTTGTTATTGTTATTGGTGGAACATTGGCAGTTACTGCAGGACAATTTGAACCAGCAGATTTAAAAAGAATGTTCCCAGCAATGAAAGTTGCAATGAGTGAAGTAAAGGTTGAACCTCTTCCTGAGCTAATAGAAAAGATTACTTTTTATGCCACAGAAATTAAAAAACATGGTGTAATGCATATTGAACAAAAGGTTTTAGAAGAAGAAAATCCTTTTTTTAAAGAAGCTTTTCAACTATTAGTTGATGGTACTAAAGCTGAAACATTAACTCCTTTACTACAAACAAAGTTAGACTATATGGAAAAAAGACATAGTGTAATGCATAAGATGTTTGCTAATATTGGAGGAACTTCTGGTTCTATGGGAATGATTGGTACATTAGTTGGACTTGTAGCTATGCTTGCAAACCTTTCTGATCCTGCTTCAGTTGGTCCTGCAATGGCAGTTGCTTTATTAACAACTATGTATGGAGCTTTAATTGGAACACTATTTGCAGGTCTTATTGAGAGTAAATTATCTCAAAAGCATGGAAAAGAGGTTGAAGCTTGTGAGGTTATTATTCTTGGTGCAACAATGATTGCAGCAGAAGAATCTATTGGAAATATAAAAATGCAGTTAAACGCAATTTTAGTTGATGAAGTAGAAGAGTAA
- a CDS encoding flagellar motor protein MotB codes for MADKKCPECPKCLPGWLVQFGDLMSLLLTFFILLLSMAVMDKKKVEEYFDIMKKAMGFIDASTDVQTQSEKHSSETSNSSNDETDSNDETVEETMQEVAELVNQMNDISTVETEQIQLEKGQNEFTLDIPSTIMFKEGEYEITNPNTKRFIAKIARVIRTMPQAFNIEIIGHTATSGFNDEKIPRDNWDLSALRSIAVVKELIKNRIDPSALKVSAYSSYHPKSELASDNRRVEMKFFADNTNDDILSEESFFDRLE; via the coding sequence ATGGCAGATAAAAAGTGTCCAGAATGTCCTAAATGTTTACCAGGTTGGCTAGTTCAATTTGGTGACTTAATGTCATTATTACTTACTTTTTTTATTTTACTTTTATCTATGGCAGTAATGGATAAGAAAAAAGTAGAAGAGTATTTTGATATTATGAAAAAAGCAATGGGCTTTATAGATGCTTCAACAGATGTTCAAACACAATCAGAAAAACACTCTTCTGAAACAAGTAATTCTTCAAATGATGAAACTGATTCAAATGATGAAACAGTTGAAGAGACAATGCAAGAAGTTGCTGAACTTGTAAATCAAATGAATGATATTAGTACCGTTGAAACTGAGCAAATTCAATTAGAAAAAGGGCAAAATGAGTTTACTCTGGATATTCCTTCTACTATCATGTTTAAAGAAGGTGAGTATGAAATTACAAATCCTAATACAAAAAGATTTATTGCTAAGATAGCAAGAGTAATTAGAACAATGCCACAAGCTTTTAATATTGAAATAATAGGACATACTGCAACAAGTGGCTTTAATGATGAAAAAATACCAAGAGATAATTGGGATTTATCAGCATTAAGATCAATTGCAGTTGTAAAAGAGTTAATTAAAAATAGAATAGACCCAAGTGCATTAAAAGTATCAGCTTACTCTTCTTATCATCCAAAAAGTGAATTAGCTTCAGATAATAGAAGAGTTGAGATGAAATTTTTTGCTGATAATACAAATGATGATATACTGTCAGAAGAGAGTTTCTTCGATAGATTGGAGTAA
- a CDS encoding rod-binding protein: MDINTNFVDINTIKKSPADNYKNIDTSKLEDQSLRKVSDDFEAFFMKQLLDISLKESTIAGEGSGSDIIKGMYTDSISRQSAGTLGISDMLYNFLSERKK; this comes from the coding sequence ATGGATATTAATACTAATTTTGTAGATATAAATACTATAAAGAAAAGCCCAGCTGATAATTATAAAAATATTGATACTTCTAAACTTGAAGATCAAAGTTTAAGAAAAGTAAGTGATGACTTTGAAGCTTTTTTCATGAAACAACTTTTAGATATTTCTTTAAAAGAAAGTACTATTGCAGGAGAAGGTAGTGGTTCTGACATTATAAAAGGAATGTATACAGATTCAATTTCTAGGCAATCTGCAGGTACTTTAGGTATTAGTGATATGCTATATAATTTTCTAAGTGAAAGAAAAAAATAA